The following are encoded together in the Kwoniella europaea PYCC6329 chromosome 1, complete sequence genome:
- a CDS encoding peptidyl-prolyl cis-trans isomerase-like 3 encodes MQSVTLHTSHGDIKLEIFCESVPRAAENFLALCASGSYDNTLFHRNIKGFMIQGGDPTGTGKGGQSIYGSPFNDEIRQTLRFNNRGIVAMANAGPDTNKSQFFITYGKQPSLDGKYTIFGKVIDGLDTTLDSMERVPVNAKNKPLSEIKLIGVTIHANPIADQNK; translated from the exons ATGCAGTCCGTCACTTTACATACTTCCCATGGggatatcaag TTGGAGATATTCTGTGAATCAGTCCCAAGAGCAGCCGAA AATTTCTTGGCACTCTGTGCATCAGGGTCATACGATAATACCCTTTTTCATCGAAATATAAAAGGATTCATGATACAAGGTGGTGATCCGACTGGAACAGGGAAGGGAGGACAGAGTATATATGGGAGTCCATTTAATGATGAGATCAGACAGACATTGAGG TTCAATAATAGAGGGATTGTAGCTATGGCCAACGCTGGTCCAGATACGAATAAATCTCAG TTCTTCATAACGTATGGTAAACAACCGAGTTTAGATGGTAAATACACTATATTTGGAAA GGTGATTGACGGCCTGGATACAACGTTAGATTCAATGGAAAGAGTACCCGTCAACGCTAAAAACAAACCTCTTTCAGAGATAAAGTTGATAGGAGTTACGATACATGCTAATCCCATAGCTGATCAGAATAAGTAA